A single region of the Gemmata palustris genome encodes:
- a CDS encoding bifunctional serine/threonine-protein kinase/formylglycine-generating enzyme family protein: MSSAADATASFYQNLQASRLLTEAQLRELWGWIAYTKPDVQGVAKELHRRSWLTPYQIRETAKGRAAALKIASRYLLLDILGEGGMGRVYKVQDARMGRTVALKVIRKEKLAQGIAQGRFYQEIQALSAMDHPNVVKVYDAEEVDGNHFYVMELIDGTDLTKIVRESGALSVPDACDVIRQAALGLEHAFERGLVHRDIKPSNIIVPRAGGAVKLVDLGLARLMEQPGGEEASRITQEGFVIGTPDFLAPEQARNPMAVDIRADIYALGGTLYFALTGKAPFDGATPTEKLLKHCTDPAPRLLLSRPDAPAQIEQIILWCMAKGAEERPQTPLQLALALQPFCPPPAPGGSRSGSGYYPIPTVAPLPVPVPQSAYAAPAAPAVSYPPQPAYQPPAGYPAPVYAPQGIPLPPADPAPSNQVFKLPPRRNADDPIRRRAEGGFPVGAVLVVLGALFVVGVLGFAGYQLFLKTEPPPVEPFANTLEMKMVRIEGGTFRMGSPDSEPGRAGDGREGPVREVTIRGPFFMSATEVTNSQFVKVIGRNESRAAKIAHRIDSLPVDAATWSEANEFCKKLTEAEKNQPWARKNWAYRLPTEAEWEFAARAGTDTPFACGDRVNFPTQAVFRATEDDPLGTGGDPLKPLRFAQDVGKTEPNKFGLYDMNGNIAEWCSDYYKLEAYKDAARDNPSGPTDGDRRVIRGGSFRDPAAATRSAARDGQRQTARLDFVGFRVVYAPVQK, encoded by the coding sequence ATGAGTAGCGCCGCCGACGCGACGGCCAGCTTCTACCAGAACCTGCAGGCCAGCAGGCTCCTGACCGAAGCGCAGCTCCGGGAGCTGTGGGGCTGGATCGCGTACACGAAGCCGGACGTCCAGGGCGTCGCGAAAGAACTGCACCGGCGGTCCTGGCTCACGCCCTACCAGATCCGCGAGACCGCGAAGGGCCGCGCGGCCGCGCTCAAGATCGCCAGCCGCTACCTCCTGCTCGACATCCTGGGCGAGGGCGGGATGGGGCGCGTGTACAAGGTCCAGGACGCGCGCATGGGCCGGACCGTGGCCCTCAAGGTGATCCGCAAGGAGAAGCTCGCGCAGGGGATCGCACAGGGGCGGTTCTACCAGGAGATCCAGGCGCTCTCGGCGATGGACCACCCGAACGTGGTCAAGGTGTACGACGCCGAGGAGGTGGACGGGAACCACTTCTACGTGATGGAACTGATCGACGGCACCGACCTCACGAAGATCGTCCGCGAGAGCGGGGCGCTGAGCGTCCCGGACGCCTGCGACGTGATCCGCCAGGCCGCGCTGGGGCTCGAACACGCCTTCGAGCGCGGGCTCGTCCACCGCGACATCAAGCCCTCGAACATCATCGTCCCGCGCGCCGGCGGCGCGGTGAAGCTGGTGGACCTGGGGCTGGCCCGGCTCATGGAGCAGCCCGGCGGCGAGGAGGCGAGCCGCATCACGCAAGAAGGGTTCGTGATCGGCACGCCGGACTTCCTCGCGCCGGAGCAGGCGCGCAACCCGATGGCCGTGGACATCCGCGCGGACATTTACGCGCTGGGCGGCACGCTGTACTTCGCCCTCACCGGGAAGGCCCCGTTCGACGGCGCGACCCCGACCGAGAAGCTCCTCAAGCACTGCACCGACCCGGCCCCGCGCCTGCTCCTCAGCCGCCCGGACGCGCCCGCACAAATCGAGCAGATCATCCTGTGGTGCATGGCGAAAGGGGCCGAAGAGCGGCCCCAAACGCCGCTCCAACTGGCACTCGCGCTCCAGCCCTTCTGCCCGCCGCCCGCGCCCGGCGGGTCGCGGTCCGGCTCCGGGTACTACCCGATCCCAACCGTCGCCCCCCTGCCCGTGCCCGTTCCACAAAGCGCGTATGCCGCTCCCGCGGCCCCGGCGGTTTCTTACCCCCCTCAGCCGGCGTACCAACCGCCGGCCGGGTATCCGGCGCCAGTGTACGCCCCGCAGGGCATCCCGCTCCCACCCGCGGACCCGGCCCCGAGCAATCAAGTATTCAAGCTGCCGCCCCGGAGGAACGCGGACGACCCGATTCGGCGGCGGGCCGAGGGCGGGTTCCCGGTCGGGGCCGTGCTGGTCGTACTCGGCGCGCTGTTCGTGGTCGGGGTGCTCGGATTCGCGGGTTATCAGCTCTTCCTGAAGACCGAACCGCCCCCGGTCGAGCCGTTCGCGAACACGCTGGAAATGAAGATGGTCCGCATCGAGGGCGGGACGTTCCGCATGGGGTCGCCGGACAGCGAACCCGGGCGCGCTGGGGACGGGCGCGAGGGGCCGGTGCGCGAGGTCACGATCCGCGGGCCGTTCTTCATGTCCGCGACGGAAGTCACCAACAGCCAGTTCGTGAAGGTGATAGGGCGGAACGAATCGCGGGCCGCGAAGATCGCCCACCGCATCGATTCGCTCCCGGTCGACGCCGCGACCTGGAGCGAGGCGAACGAGTTCTGCAAGAAGCTGACCGAGGCGGAGAAGAACCAGCCCTGGGCGCGCAAAAACTGGGCGTACCGGTTGCCGACGGAGGCCGAGTGGGAGTTCGCCGCGCGCGCCGGGACCGACACACCGTTTGCGTGCGGGGACCGCGTGAACTTCCCCACTCAAGCGGTATTCCGCGCGACCGAAGACGACCCCCTGGGAACCGGCGGAGACCCCCTCAAGCCGCTCCGGTTCGCGCAGGACGTGGGCAAAACCGAGCCGAACAAATTCGGTCTCTACGACATGAACGGCAACATCGCGGAGTGGTGCAGCGATTATTACAAATTGGAGGCGTACAAGGACGCCGCACGCGACAACCCTTCCGGCCCGACCGACGGCGACAGGCGCGTGATCCGCGGGGGCTCGTTCCGCGACCCGGCCGCGGCCACGCGCTCTGCCGCCCGCGACGGCCAGCGCCAAACCGCGCGCCTCGACTTCGTCGGGTTCCGCGTCGTGTACGCACCCGTGCAGAAGTGA
- a CDS encoding dihydrodipicolinate synthase family protein, giving the protein MKVNWRGVFPAVCTQFHADQSLNIPGTLAHVDAMLAAGVHGFVMMGSVGENTTLDPSEKKELLKATIAHVGTRVPVLTGVAEYTTAGACRWAADAARLGADGLMVLPPMVYKSDERETIAHFRAVAKSSDLPIMVYNNPPAYKVDITPEMFVEMADEPKFACIKESSDNPRRITDIINLTKDRYVIFAGVDDLVVECMILGAVGWVSGLVNAFPAENRLLWDYAQAGKWKDALDVYRWYTPLLHLDTHVKLVQYIKLAAAECGYGTELCRAPRLPIVGAEREHVLKLIRAAIATRPTKK; this is encoded by the coding sequence ATGAAAGTGAACTGGCGCGGTGTGTTCCCCGCTGTTTGCACACAGTTCCACGCGGACCAGTCGCTCAACATCCCGGGCACGCTGGCGCACGTCGACGCGATGCTCGCGGCCGGCGTTCACGGTTTCGTGATGATGGGGAGCGTGGGCGAGAACACCACACTCGATCCCAGTGAAAAGAAGGAACTGCTGAAGGCAACGATCGCGCACGTCGGCACGCGCGTACCGGTGCTCACGGGCGTGGCCGAGTACACCACTGCGGGCGCGTGCCGGTGGGCGGCCGACGCCGCGCGTCTCGGCGCGGACGGACTGATGGTCTTGCCGCCGATGGTATACAAGAGCGACGAGCGCGAGACGATCGCGCACTTCCGCGCGGTCGCGAAGTCCAGCGACCTACCGATCATGGTTTACAACAACCCGCCGGCGTACAAGGTGGACATCACGCCCGAGATGTTCGTCGAAATGGCCGACGAACCGAAGTTCGCGTGCATCAAGGAATCGAGCGACAACCCGCGCCGCATCACCGACATCATCAACCTCACCAAAGACCGGTACGTGATCTTCGCCGGGGTCGACGACCTCGTGGTGGAGTGCATGATCCTCGGCGCGGTCGGGTGGGTGAGCGGGCTCGTGAACGCCTTCCCCGCCGAAAACCGGCTCCTGTGGGACTACGCACAAGCGGGCAAGTGGAAGGACGCGCTCGATGTGTACCGCTGGTACACGCCGCTCCTGCACCTGGACACGCACGTCAAGCTGGTGCAGTACATCAAGCTCGCGGCGGCCGAGTGCGGGTACGGCACCGAGTTGTGCCGCGCGCCGCGGTTGCCGATCGTCGGGGCCGAGCGCGAGCACGTGCTGAAGCTCATCCGCGCGGCCATCGCCACGCGACCGACGAAGAAGTGA
- the thiS gene encoding sulfur carrier protein ThiS: MPKITVNDEPKTFPDPLTVADLLNHLGKDAKKLAVEVNRAVVPRTDHPARALREGDAVEIVTLVGGGSGAVEPPSDKPLKVGKFVFSSRLFTGTGKYTSYPLMQQCMDASGCDVTTVAVRRERLIDKDGKSILDFLDLKRLTILPNTAGCFSADDAIRHARLARELLTNLENPGADWVKLECLADKRTLLPDPVDTLKATEQLVKDGFTVLVYTSDDPVLAKRLKEAGAASVMPAGSPIGSGQGILNPNNIRICLEYLKENDPDYPVIVDAGVGTASDVSAAMELGCDGVLLNTAIASAKDPLRMAWAMRYATDAGRLAYLAGRIPKRLYANASSPTEGMIAGSGSK, encoded by the coding sequence ATGCCGAAGATCACCGTCAACGACGAGCCGAAGACGTTCCCCGATCCCCTCACCGTCGCGGACCTGCTCAATCATCTTGGCAAGGACGCGAAGAAGCTCGCGGTCGAGGTGAACCGCGCTGTCGTACCCCGCACCGACCACCCCGCCCGCGCGCTCCGAGAGGGCGACGCGGTGGAGATCGTCACCCTCGTCGGCGGCGGGTCGGGTGCGGTCGAACCGCCGTCTGACAAGCCGCTGAAGGTCGGGAAGTTCGTCTTCTCGTCGCGCTTGTTCACCGGCACCGGGAAGTACACATCGTACCCGCTCATGCAGCAGTGCATGGACGCGAGCGGGTGCGACGTGACGACCGTCGCGGTGCGCCGCGAGCGGCTCATCGACAAGGACGGCAAGAGCATCCTGGACTTCCTCGACCTGAAGCGGCTCACGATCCTGCCGAACACGGCCGGGTGCTTCAGTGCGGACGATGCGATCCGCCACGCCCGGCTCGCCCGCGAACTGCTCACTAACTTGGAGAACCCCGGTGCGGACTGGGTGAAACTGGAGTGCCTCGCGGACAAGCGCACGCTGCTCCCGGACCCGGTCGACACGCTGAAGGCGACCGAGCAGCTCGTGAAGGACGGGTTCACGGTGCTGGTTTACACGAGCGACGACCCGGTGCTCGCGAAGCGCCTGAAGGAAGCGGGCGCGGCGAGCGTGATGCCGGCCGGGAGCCCGATCGGGAGCGGGCAGGGGATTCTGAACCCGAACAACATTCGCATCTGCCTGGAGTATCTGAAGGAGAACGACCCGGACTACCCCGTAATCGTGGACGCGGGCGTGGGCACCGCGAGCGACGTGAGCGCCGCGATGGAACTCGGGTGCGACGGCGTGCTGCTGAACACCGCGATCGCCAGCGCGAAGGATCCGCTGCGAATGGCCTGGGCGATGCGCTACGCGACCGACGCCGGGCGCCTCGCGTACCTGGCCGGGCGCATCCCGAAGCGCCTCTACGCTAACGCGAGCAGCCCGACCGAGGGTATGATTGCCGGTAGTGGAAGCAAGTAA
- a CDS encoding proline racemase family protein, which translates to MRRIQVIDSHTGGEPTRVVVGGGPDLGPGPLAERAKVFQERFDTFRSCVVNEPRGSDVLVGALLCAPHDPANAAGVIFFNNVGVLGMCGHGTIGLAVTLAHMGRMKAGEHRIETPVGVVTVALHDPHRATVRNVPSYRRHTSVAVDVEGIGRVTGDVAWGGNWFFLAKEHREELALHNVDRLTDVSWRIRRAVNATVREPVDHVELFGPAVDAANHSRNFVLCPGKAYDRSPCGTGTSAKLACLFADGKLRPGEVWRQESITGSVFEGTVELTGEPGVVVPSITGTAYLTAEATLLVDETDPLKDGIRG; encoded by the coding sequence ATGCGTCGAATTCAGGTCATTGATTCGCACACCGGCGGGGAACCGACGCGCGTCGTCGTTGGGGGCGGCCCCGACCTCGGCCCGGGGCCGCTCGCCGAGCGCGCGAAGGTGTTCCAAGAGCGGTTCGACACGTTCCGCTCGTGCGTGGTGAACGAGCCGCGCGGCTCGGACGTGCTGGTCGGCGCGCTGCTGTGCGCGCCGCACGACCCGGCGAACGCGGCCGGCGTCATCTTCTTCAACAACGTCGGCGTCCTCGGGATGTGCGGGCACGGCACGATCGGGCTCGCGGTCACGCTCGCTCACATGGGCCGAATGAAGGCGGGCGAGCACCGGATCGAAACGCCCGTCGGCGTGGTCACGGTCGCGCTCCACGACCCGCACCGCGCCACCGTGCGGAACGTGCCGAGCTACCGGCGCCACACCAGTGTGGCGGTCGATGTGGAGGGCATCGGCCGCGTAACGGGCGACGTCGCGTGGGGCGGCAACTGGTTCTTCCTGGCGAAAGAGCACCGCGAAGAACTGGCGCTCCACAACGTCGACCGGCTCACGGACGTGTCGTGGCGCATCCGCCGGGCCGTGAACGCAACGGTCCGCGAACCGGTCGATCACGTGGAACTGTTCGGCCCTGCGGTCGATGCGGCCAACCATTCGCGGAACTTCGTACTGTGCCCGGGGAAGGCCTACGACCGCTCCCCCTGCGGAACCGGTACGAGCGCGAAGCTCGCGTGCCTGTTCGCCGACGGCAAGTTGCGCCCGGGTGAGGTGTGGCGCCAGGAGAGCATCACGGGGAGCGTGTTCGAGGGCACGGTCGAACTCACCGGCGAGCCCGGCGTGGTCGTCCCGAGCATCACCGGCACCGCGTACCTCACCGCCGAAGCGACGCTGCTCGTCGACGAGACCGACCCCCTGAAGGACGGGATTAGAGGATAA
- a CDS encoding Uma2 family endonuclease, whose amino-acid sequence MSTAEVLMPLPKLVRDAFEDRDHYEIVDGVHVELPPMSVDSQVLASRLLRHLSNYGVAQDLGEAYAEVLFKSPSKKDRNRRPDVAFVSYTRWSKYQPMPDTNAWDVLPDLCVEVVSPNDTGDEIETKVDEYLQAGVTLVWVVYPRQERFYVYESASRVRRLTRVDTLDGGPVLPGFALPLSELFLQPPTPPVNPPVQP is encoded by the coding sequence ATGAGTACCGCCGAAGTGCTGATGCCGTTGCCGAAACTGGTGCGCGACGCCTTTGAGGATCGCGACCACTACGAGATCGTTGACGGCGTACACGTGGAGCTGCCGCCCATGAGTGTCGACTCTCAGGTTCTGGCCTCTCGCTTGCTCCGCCACCTGAGCAACTACGGAGTTGCCCAGGATCTCGGCGAGGCTTACGCGGAAGTCCTGTTCAAGTCGCCCTCCAAGAAGGACCGGAACCGGAGACCGGACGTTGCGTTCGTGTCGTACACGCGGTGGTCGAAGTACCAACCGATGCCGGACACGAACGCCTGGGACGTCTTGCCGGACCTGTGCGTTGAGGTGGTCAGTCCCAACGATACGGGTGACGAGATCGAAACGAAGGTGGACGAATATTTGCAGGCGGGCGTGACCCTCGTGTGGGTCGTCTACCCGCGGCAGGAGCGGTTCTACGTCTACGAGTCCGCGAGCCGGGTGCGCCGATTGACACGTGTCGATACGCTCGACGGCGGCCCGGTGCTGCCCGGCTTCGCGCTGCCGCTCTCCGAACTCTTCCTGCAACCACCCACGCCTCCGGTCAACCCGCCGGTGCAGCCGTGA
- a CDS encoding macro domain-containing protein, which yields MIQEVSGDIILTKAQAVAHGVAPGDHFDHGLALVLREKWPAMVKDFRHYAQQCHPKPGELWEWGGVGGVRIFNLLTQGEHGHGGKPGPATEATVNHCLRRLRHELDKGEIKSIALPKLATGVGGLEWEKVKALVHQHLGDLSIPVFVYTTYHAGVQADEKGA from the coding sequence ATGATCCAAGAAGTTTCCGGCGACATCATTCTGACCAAAGCCCAGGCCGTTGCCCACGGGGTCGCGCCGGGCGACCACTTCGACCACGGGCTCGCGCTCGTGCTGCGGGAGAAGTGGCCCGCAATGGTGAAGGACTTCCGCCACTACGCCCAGCAGTGCCACCCGAAGCCGGGCGAACTGTGGGAGTGGGGCGGGGTCGGCGGTGTTCGCATCTTCAACCTGCTCACCCAGGGCGAACACGGGCACGGCGGTAAGCCCGGACCGGCGACCGAGGCCACCGTGAACCACTGCCTCCGCCGGTTGAGGCACGAGTTGGACAAGGGCGAGATCAAGAGCATCGCCCTGCCGAAACTCGCGACCGGGGTCGGCGGGTTGGAGTGGGAAAAGGTGAAGGCGCTGGTTCACCAGCACCTCGGCGATCTGTCGATCCCGGTATTCGTATACACGACCTACCACGCGGGCGTTCAGGCGGACGAAAAGGGCGCGTAG